One Alnus glutinosa chromosome 3, dhAlnGlut1.1, whole genome shotgun sequence genomic region harbors:
- the LOC133863382 gene encoding uncharacterized protein LOC133863382, with protein MAHELFHTMKYKRGRGGLMALKLDMEKAFDFLELSFLLKILDLLGFHPTWINWIGQCITTSSFSILLDGSSYGNFKPSRGIRQGDPLSHFLFILGSKILSRLILRDVALGSLQGIKVAPLSPPISHLLFADDVMIFTRAKVQDANAILNCLSTYSKRSGQCINLSKSAVFFRKNCSVNAISKVNVILNLPLIPVRAKYLGNFGGVFPKIRNILKLLSWDTICQPKALGGLGIHPLEFLNHSSLARLGWKLTINDTAPWVDVLKSKYLTDNVPFLEASSSPTSSWLWKGLLKNREVVKKGACISISNCAHVDVWSSPWIPLIPYFKPRPNVNLTDLPGFWVADLIIPGARVWNILLLQDLFDPFTVECILSIHLPFSMNFDKWFWAPSSSSFFSVKSAFTIACSILGRVSSFSFEVWHKLWDLKLQARLKHLLWKIA; from the exons ATGGCTCATGAGCTTTTTCATACTATGAAGTATAAGAGAGGTAGGGGTGGTTTAATGGCTTTGAAATTGGATATGGAGAAGGCTTTTGACTTTTTGGAGTTGTCTTTTCTTCTTAAAATCCTTGATTTATTGGGTTTTCATCCCACTTGGATTAATTGGATTGGTCAATGTATTACAACTTCCTCCTTCTCTATTCTTTTGGATGGTTCCTCGTATGGTAACTTTAAGCCTTCCCGGGGTATTAGACAAGGAGATCccctctctcattttctttttattttaggcTCGAAAATCCTTTCTAGGTTGATTTTGCGGGATGTGGCTTTGGGTTCTCTTCAAGGTATTAAGGTGGCTCCCTTGAGTCCTCCTATTTCTCATCTTCTCTTTGCAGATGATGTTATGATTTTTACTCGGGCTAAGGTTCAAGATGCTAATGCTATTCTCAACTGTCTCTCTACTTACTCTAAGAGGTCTGGTCAGTGCATTAATTTGTCTAAGTCGGCTGTCTTCTTCAGAAAAAACTGCAGTGTTAATGCCATCTCAAAGGTGAATGTAATTCTCAATCTTCCTCTTATTCCTGTTAGGGCTAAATATCTTG GaaattttggtggggttttcccCAAGATAAGAAACATTCTCAAGCTTCTCTCTTGGGACACTATTTGTCAACCTAAAGCTTTGGGTGGTCTTGGGATTCATCCTTTGGAATTTCTCAATCACTCCTCATTAGCAAGGTTGGGCTGGAAACTTACTATTAATGATACTGCTCCTTGGGTTGATGTTCTCAAAAGCAAGTATCTTACGGATAATGTTCCTTTTTTGGAGGCTTCTTCTTCCCCTACTTCCTCTTGGCTTTGGAAGGGTTTGCTTAAAAATAGAGAGGTTGTCAAGAAAGGGGcttgtatttctatttctaaTTGTGCTCATGTGGATGTGTGGAGTTCTCCTTGGATTCCTTTGATACCTTATTTCAAGCCTAGACCTAATGTGAACTTGACTGATCTTCCTGGATTTTGGGTTGCAGATCTTATTATTCCTGGTGCTAGAGTTTGGAATATTTTGCTTCTGCAAGATCTCTTTGACCCCTTCACAGTTGAGTGCATTCTCAGCATTCATCTACCTTTCTCAATGAATTTTGATAAGTGGTTTTGGGCTCCttcttcttcaagttttttCTCGGTTAAATCTGCCTTTACTATTGCTTGTTCTATATTGGGTCGGGTCTCTTCGTTTTCTTTTGAAGTTTGGCATAAGCTTTGGGATTTAAAGCTTCAAGCAAGGTTAAAGCATCTTTTATGGAAGATAGCTTGA
- the LOC133863383 gene encoding uncharacterized protein LOC133863383, which yields MKILAWNCCGLALAPTILVLRALIRYYRLDLLFLSETKVSSSLFWFLLHGLGFVDMLKVPPVGSRGGIFLTWKDGVDLELVKLDSHSICCLVFSEPLSTPWMFSFVYAPHLISEMFDFWTRMSELGNSFGGAWLLMGDFNYVLSFFEKSGGRSFGSPSHLEFLDFVHSNALVDLGFVGNRYTWSNHRCGRDNIRERLGRGDLPKPFRFEAFWTRDLSSFSVVTNAWLDSVVGSPALSLSRKWKKTKSALKFWNKHHFRHIQTRIKSLMADIGVIQSAFHSVVNAARDSGDFCFKGPYMSNF from the exons ATGAAAATTTTAGCATGGAATTGTTGTGGGTTAGCTTTGGCCCCGACAATTCTTGTTCTTCGGGCTCTTATTCGTTATTATCGCCTGGATTTGCTTTTTCTGTCTGAAACTAAGGTGTCTTCTtcacttttttggtttttgttgcaTGGTTTGGGTTTTGTGGATATGTTGAAAGTTCCTCCAGTTGGTTCTAGAGGTGGaatttttctgacttggaaaGATGGAGTGGATTTGGAACTAGTCAAGCTCGACAGTCACTCGATTTGCTGCCTAGTTTTCTCGGAACCTTTGTCTACTCCTTggatgttttcttttgtatatgctCCTCATTTGATTTcagaaatgtttgatttttggaCTCGGATGTCTGAGTTGGGTAACTCTTTTGGTGGTGCGTGGCTTCTCATGGGAGATTTTAATTatgttctctctttttttgaGAAGAGTGGTGGTCGTTCTTTTGGTTCTCCTTCTCATTTGGAGTTCTTAGATTTTGTTCACTCCAATGCGTTGGTTGATCTCGGTTTTGTTGGAAACCGTTACACTTGGAGTAACCATAGATGTGGAAGGGATAATATTCGAGAACGTTTGGGTCGCGG GGATTTGCCTAAGCCTTTCCGTTTTGAAGCCTTCTGGACTAGGGATTTGTCCAGTTTTTCGGTTGTGACTAATGCTTGGCTTGATTCTGTGGTGGGTTCTCCAGCTCTTTCTTTGAGCAGGAAGTGGAAGAAAACTAAATCTGCTTTGAAGTTCTGGAATAAGCATCACTTTAGGCATATTCAGACCCGTATAAAATCCCTAATGGCTGATATTGGGGTTATTCAATCTGCTTTTCATTCTGTTGTGAATGCTGCTCGAGACTCGGGAGACTTTTGCTTCAAGGGGCCTTACATGAGCAACTTTTGA